The following coding sequences lie in one Panicum virgatum strain AP13 chromosome 6N, P.virgatum_v5, whole genome shotgun sequence genomic window:
- the LOC120678465 gene encoding uncharacterized protein LOC120678465 isoform X7: MAPPAPLAMAPPSTAPPAPWLQVEPSPMASMLGAQMYSEHAPSARVPLLSSTGDLIPKGMAFHHEKINYTASSVNRVLECPESSDAGSHLIPAW; encoded by the exons ATGGCTCCGCCGGCTCCCCTGGCCATGGCTCCGCCGTCCacggctccaccggcaccaTGGCTACAAGTGGAGCCCTCACCTATGGCGTCGATGTTGGGCGCTCAGATGTACTCTGAGCATGCTCCATCAGCTAGGGTTCCACTACTTAGTTCCACTGGAGATTTAATCCCTAAGGGGATGGCATTTCATCATGAGAAG ATTAACTATACTGCCAGTTCAGTCAATAGAGTTCTTGAATGCCCAGAAAGTTCAGATGCAG GAAGCCATTTAATCCCTGCTTGGTGA
- the LOC120678465 gene encoding uncharacterized protein LOC120678465 isoform X5, whose product MAPPAPLAMAPPSTAPPAPWLQVEPSPMASMLGAQMYSEHAPSARVPLLSSTGDLIPKGMAFHHEKVILIIKRAMEKPFISIYLYNIILISINLFALSQINYTASSVNRVLECPESSDAGSHLIPAW is encoded by the exons ATGGCTCCGCCGGCTCCCCTGGCCATGGCTCCGCCGTCCacggctccaccggcaccaTGGCTACAAGTGGAGCCCTCACCTATGGCGTCGATGTTGGGCGCTCAGATGTACTCTGAGCATGCTCCATCAGCTAGGGTTCCACTACTTAGTTCCACTGGAGATTTAATCCCTAAGGGGATGGCATTTCATCATGAGAAG GTTATCCTAATCATAAAGAGAGCAATGGAAAAACCTTTCATTTCCATATATTTGTATAACATCATCCTGATATCTATCAACCTGTTTGCTCTGTCACAGATTAACTATACTGCCAGTTCAGTCAATAGAGTTCTTGAATGCCCAGAAAGTTCAGATGCAG GAAGCCATTTAATCCCTGCTTGGTGA
- the LOC120678465 gene encoding uncharacterized protein LOC120678465 isoform X4, translating to MAPPAPLAMAPPSTAPPAPWLQVEPSPMASMLGAQMYSEHAPSARVPLLSSTGDLIPKGMAFHHEKVILIIKRAMEKPFISIYLYNIILISINLFALSQINYTASSVNRVLECPESSDAEDNSKEMLIFNSSSATCLRIISIVHHLY from the exons ATGGCTCCGCCGGCTCCCCTGGCCATGGCTCCGCCGTCCacggctccaccggcaccaTGGCTACAAGTGGAGCCCTCACCTATGGCGTCGATGTTGGGCGCTCAGATGTACTCTGAGCATGCTCCATCAGCTAGGGTTCCACTACTTAGTTCCACTGGAGATTTAATCCCTAAGGGGATGGCATTTCATCATGAGAAG GTTATCCTAATCATAAAGAGAGCAATGGAAAAACCTTTCATTTCCATATATTTGTATAACATCATCCTGATATCTATCAACCTGTTTGCTCTGTCACAGATTAACTATACTGCCAGTTCAGTCAATAGAGTTCTTGAATGCCCAGAAAGTTCAGATGCAG AGGATAATTCAAAGGAAATGCTCATCTTCAATTCTTCATCTGCTACCTGCCTTCGAATAATTTCAATAGTACATCATCTGTATTGA
- the LOC120678465 gene encoding uncharacterized protein LOC120678465 isoform X6 — MAPPAPLAMAPPSTAPPAPWLQVEPSPMASMLGAQMYSEHAPSARVPLLSSTGDLIPKGMAFHHEKINYTASSVNRVLECPESSDAEDNSKEMLIFNSSSATCLRIISIVHHLY, encoded by the exons ATGGCTCCGCCGGCTCCCCTGGCCATGGCTCCGCCGTCCacggctccaccggcaccaTGGCTACAAGTGGAGCCCTCACCTATGGCGTCGATGTTGGGCGCTCAGATGTACTCTGAGCATGCTCCATCAGCTAGGGTTCCACTACTTAGTTCCACTGGAGATTTAATCCCTAAGGGGATGGCATTTCATCATGAGAAG ATTAACTATACTGCCAGTTCAGTCAATAGAGTTCTTGAATGCCCAGAAAGTTCAGATGCAG AGGATAATTCAAAGGAAATGCTCATCTTCAATTCTTCATCTGCTACCTGCCTTCGAATAATTTCAATAGTACATCATCTGTATTGA